One Variibacter gotjawalensis genomic window, GCTTCGATCGCGGTCTCTGTCACTTGCCCGTCAGCTTCTTTTTTCATGAAATATCTCCTGTGTCAGACATCTGTGCCCCTCGCGACGGAGAGACGCTTTCACTGATGAATGTCCCGCAAATATCGTTTGACGTCATTTGTATTTGGACCAACTAAATTGATCGCGTTTCGCAATAGTTGATCCGAGATACATAGTGCTTCGGTCCAATATGCGAGGTCGGCCGTATCTTCGATGTTTATGCTAGCGCTATCGGGTTGATGCGTGGTCGTTGGCTCGTCGATCATTTCGTTTTCTCCGAAACTCGGTTGCGAGGCGCGCGTTATTTATGACCGAAAAGATAAATATGAGTGGCAAGAAGGTCTGGGAAATTTGTTGGACCCCGCACGGTCGCCTCAAACGGCGGAATCGCGCCAGCGGCACGCGATCGAATTGTCACACTGAGGCCAAGGTCAAAAGCTGCAAGACCCATCGTGTGGGCCTCCGCCGCTGTCAGTTGATATTGTTTCTTCATCTTGGTTATCCGTGCGATGACCGAAAGTTACAGTCTTAGAACCGACAAATGCCGCGAACAGAACGATCGCTGCGACTGCGCGTGGAAGACGCATGCAACGTTCTTGCGGACAATCATTTCCGACCAAAAGAGAGCACGTCGACAAATTTGAAGCCGACGTGCATTTCTATTTGCAAACGTTTGGAGCTAGCTATTCTCCGCCGCCCGGGGCGCTGCCCGGCGACGTACCGCGTTTGCCATCACCACCTGCAGGATCGGGCGGGGTGTTGTTCACGCGACCACTAGGCGAACTGCTACCGGAGTTGGTGCCGGCATTCCCGCCACGCTGCATCGGCTCTTGAGTTGTGGCAGGCGCCGCGTTCGGTTGCTGTGCAGGCTGGGTGGTCGTCGGCGACGATTGCCCTGTCGACGAGCCACTCGAGCCGGATCCACTGCCACTCTGAGCGAGTGCGAACACTGGGAGACTTGTGATAACGGCTGCAACAAAGACTGTTTTCGCTAAATTCATTGTGTATCTCATGTGTCAAAGCGTCCCCATGCAGACTCAATGGCCAGCATCATCGTTCGTTGCATTGAAGTGATAATAGATATTCTTGCGGCTAAACTTGCCGTCTATTGTTCGCTGAGTGCCGCGATCGGCAAGGGCGACTGCAAGACTAGTTGAGCTACCGCTGTCTAGAACCGCCCGATGGATGTCTATCGCACTGATCACATCGGCTCGCAGACACGCGCATCTCGCGCCCGGGCGATATTCTCACGCGTCGACCCGATGAAGAAGTTGTCGTAGCGGCACAACGCTTGTGAGCGTGCAGGTCGAAGTCGCTCATTCGATGAACGACTGAGGCGATATGGCGCTGCGCTGCCGAGATTGCGCGCGGAATGCATCGAGCGTCAGTACGCTGGCGTCCGCGCTCTCGAAAGAGTGTTTCACCAGGCACGATGCTCACGGAACACAGCGCTTCGATGTCTTGTTGCCGCCCTACCCTGGAGATTCTTATGAACCGCCACACACTTCCATCGCCAGCCGCCTCGTTGTTCTCACGCTGCGGAGGAGAGCTTGGCGGAGACCCCGGACGATAACAATCAGCCGAAGCGGATTACGAGCAGTCGAGCAAACTTTGTCCTCCGCGCTCACGAATTGGCTCGGCACGGTAACTGCGCAACACTCGATCAGCTTGAGCGCCATCTGTTCCGCGAATTTGTAAATTGCCGCGAGTGGTTAGACTTTTCGCTGCGTCAAGATTTGGCGCGCGCTATCGATCTTGCTCGTTTGCGACCACGAAATGAATAGCCACTCACTGCAAACGTTTCAGTCACCCGTTCCAAACGCAGCAGCGAATCAGGAAATTCGCATAAGGGAGGATGCAACAGTGTCAGGTCAGAAGATTTCTGAAGATGCCATTCGCTTCAAAGCATTCGAGCTCTGGGAACTTGAAGGACGGCCGGACGGTCGCGCGTCGGATCATTGGGCAGCAGCCGAGAACCTACTTGCAGACATTGCTCCGCACTCGGAGAAATCGAAATCCGATCTGAGCGATGAACTGGACAACGCTTTAGAAGACTCCTTTCCCGCCTCCGATCCTCCAAGCTTGTCACAATCAACCGGCTCAGAACCTGCTGGTGACCCGAAGACAAAACCGTGACGTTGCACACGGGACGACGCAATTCCATCTGGACGGTCTGAAGTGCCGGTGAAATCACTCGCACTGGCATTGATCTATGCTGGCCTGGGTTGGGCGGTTTTCTATGTCGGTTTGATATTGCTCATTTCACGCTCAATCGATTGGACGGAAGCTAGCTTCCCTGCCGCGATTGCGATCTTGCCCGTAGCAACAGGATTTGTCCTGCTAGCTCGTTCCGCCCCCGCTGGTCCCGAAGAGGGTAACTAGTCCAAGTCTTTGAGCCGCCTGTCCCGCGCTCCGCGAAAGCGCCGCGGCACGAAGCCTAAGCAACACGGTCGCTGCCGTTGAGCCACCGATAGATCGCATTTGAGCGCGCGCTAATTGCATCCAATGTAAGGTTAAGCGCGTGCTAGCGCGCTCATTTGGAACAATGCTCCATCAGGACAACTTAGCTCCCCGACCGAATTGAGGTCTCGAAGCTGGAGCGCGACGATGGCTACAATATGCAATCAAACAACTCGTAGAGCCGCAATTTTGGGCCTGTTGATTGCGCTGTCTGCCTGCGGCGACACCG contains:
- a CDS encoding DUF3606 domain-containing protein, encoding MIDEPTTTHQPDSASINIEDTADLAYWTEALCISDQLLRNAINLVGPNTNDVKRYLRDIHQ
- a CDS encoding DUF2934 domain-containing protein; the protein is MSGQKISEDAIRFKAFELWELEGRPDGRASDHWAAAENLLADIAPHSEKSKSDLSDELDNALEDSFPASDPPSLSQSTGSEPAGDPKTKP